CCGGCCTGGTCCTGGGCCTCGACCGCGGCGGCTCCTGCATCGGCCTTGCGTTTCAGGTGCCGGGAGAACTGCGCGGCGAGGTCATGGACTATCTGCGCGAACGCGAACTGGTCACCCATGTCTACCGTGAGAGGCTCCTGCCGATCAGCCTCTCCTCAGGCGAGCGGGTTGAAGCCGTGTCTTACGTCGTCGATCGAAGGCACGAGCAATATGCCTGCGCACTGCATCCCGAGGAGGCGGCCGCGCATGTCCGTGGCGCCGTGGGGAAGTCGGGACCCAACGAGGAGTACGTCCTGAACACCGTGGCGCATCTGCGCGCGCTCGGCATCCGGGATCACTGGCTCGAGGATGTGGCAGAGCGTCTCGGCAGAACCTGAGCCTCCCGCCCGGCTCGATCAGCCGATCGCTTCCACGATCGCCGAGAGTTCTCCGAGATGATCGATGGCGAGGAAGCGCGGGTGTTCCGTCGGCGGCTCGACATGCTCCAGCACCCAGGTCAGCTCGTGTGGAACGTGCACGCCCCAGCCGCCCGCATCGATTGCGGGCACGACGTCGGACTTCAGCGAATTGCCGACCATCATGGCCCGTGCGGCACCGTCGCCATGCTGCGCGAAGATGCGCTCGTAGGTCGTCCGCGTCTTGTCGCTGACGATCTCCACGCCGTCGAACAGTTCGCCGAGCCCCGACTGCGCCAGCTTTCGCTCCTGGTCGAACAGATCGCCCTTGGTGATCAGGAGGATCGTGTGCGTGCCGGCGATGCGCTCCAGCGTCTCGCGAACGCCGGGCAAGGTCTCCACCGGATGCGAGAGCATGTCGCGTCCTGCCTGGAGGATCAACTCGATGGTGCGGGCCGGAACGCGCCCCTCGGTCACCTCGATCGCCGTCTCGATCATCGACAGAGTGAAGCCCTTGACCCCGAAGCCATAGAGCCGGAGGTTTCGCTTCTCTGCCTCGAGCAGGCGCTCGGACAGGTGATCGTGATCCGCATGGTCGGACAGCAGTTCCGCGAAATGGCGTTCCGTGATCCGGAAGAAACGTTCGTTCTGCCAGAGCGTGTCGTCCGCATCGAAACCGACGGTGGTCAGGCGGCGCGAGGAGGACATCCTGTGCGGCCTAGCGGGCGCTTCTGGCCACCGGATGGCCGAGCGCGGCGAGGCGCTCGCGCGCGGACTCGGGCAGATCCGGCGCATCGGGTCCGGAAGCGGCATCCACGAGCAGTTCGTCGACCACCGTCTCGGTCTCGGCGATCAGGCGGCGCATGAATTCCTCCTTGGGCAGGCCCGGCGGAATGGGCGGCAGGAAGCGTGCCTTGATGGTGCCGGGATAGCGCATGAACTTGCGGCGGGGCCAGTAGAGCCCTGCGACATGCGCCACGGGAACCACCGGCATACCCAGCTGGGTGTAGAGCTCCACGATGCCCCATTTGTACTCGGGAGCGGCACCGGGGGCCCTGCGTGTTCCCTCGGGATAGATGATCAGCTGCCGATCCTGTTCCATCTCCTTGCGCGTGCGCGCCACCACGGCCTTCAGCGCTGCCGACCGTTTTCCGCGGTTCACCGGTACCATGCGCATCTTCGCGACGTACCAGCCGAAGAAGGGGATCCACATCAGTTCCCGCTTCAGGATGTAGAGCGGATCGCGAAGGTAGGGGAAGAACGCGATCGCGTCCCAGAACGACTGGTGCTTCGGTGCGAGGATGAACGGGCCGTCCGGAAGGTTCTCCAACCCTGTGATCTCGAAACGGGTCCCGACGATCGCCGTCTGCAGCCACAGGCTCGACCGCGACCAGAATTTCGGGACGAACCAGGCGAGATGGCGCGGTGCCAGGAAGTAGAACGGCGTCCAGAACAGCATCTGGACGATCAGGTTGACGTAGAAGACGACGTTGTAGGCAAACGATCGGAGAACGAGCATCAGGGGGCGCCGCGCAAGGTTGAGCGGCCGTACCTAGCACCGGGTCCGGGAAAGGGAAACCTCGACAGCGTCCGGCGGGCTCAGCGTGCGTTCGCACTGCGGGTCTGAGCGGCCTGCTCGGGTCCCCCGGCGAAGGGGCTGCGGGCGAGCGCCGTGA
The nucleotide sequence above comes from Aquibium microcysteis. Encoded proteins:
- a CDS encoding lysophospholipid acyltransferase family protein, which encodes MLVLRSFAYNVVFYVNLIVQMLFWTPFYFLAPRHLAWFVPKFWSRSSLWLQTAIVGTRFEITGLENLPDGPFILAPKHQSFWDAIAFFPYLRDPLYILKRELMWIPFFGWYVAKMRMVPVNRGKRSAALKAVVARTRKEMEQDRQLIIYPEGTRRAPGAAPEYKWGIVELYTQLGMPVVPVAHVAGLYWPRRKFMRYPGTIKARFLPPIPPGLPKEEFMRRLIAETETVVDELLVDAASGPDAPDLPESARERLAALGHPVARSAR
- a CDS encoding gamma-glutamylcyclotransferase, with the protein product MGDFWVFGYGSLIWRPGFAHIRTVRARVHGFRRALCVRSFVHRGTPERPGLVLGLDRGGSCIGLAFQVPGELRGEVMDYLRERELVTHVYRERLLPISLSSGERVEAVSYVVDRRHEQYACALHPEEAAAHVRGAVGKSGPNEEYVLNTVAHLRALGIRDHWLEDVAERLGRT
- a CDS encoding HAD family hydrolase; translated protein: MSSSRRLTTVGFDADDTLWQNERFFRITERHFAELLSDHADHDHLSERLLEAEKRNLRLYGFGVKGFTLSMIETAIEVTEGRVPARTIELILQAGRDMLSHPVETLPGVRETLERIAGTHTILLITKGDLFDQERKLAQSGLGELFDGVEIVSDKTRTTYERIFAQHGDGAARAMMVGNSLKSDVVPAIDAGGWGVHVPHELTWVLEHVEPPTEHPRFLAIDHLGELSAIVEAIG